In Bicyclus anynana chromosome 1, ilBicAnyn1.1, whole genome shotgun sequence, a single window of DNA contains:
- the LOC112046874 gene encoding zinc finger protein on ecdysone puffs isoform X3 — MSSRGRGYGGRGSYSGRSNYRGSYRGSNRGGYDGGRGGRGGGYSSYNNDSRYNSSSINRYSSRDRMDDSYKKPYRMESTSYSNRDYGRSGSPERKRMRMEGSSSDRRSHDGGGHYGGSYSSRQDSYGSERRSFASEDRRRSPARESYRKPSGMGPPREPPRMSVRPRAPRRSFRGRTLRSRSSYRGAIRSRGTFSSRRYGERSLGYTRAFRPLIKGRSSIKSKDEDEDASSTEEDWEADEKEEVVEDKKEAKIKSPKAEAEASEGEGGEGGDDTDKEPDVASDTAPPRSSPYVHLSCVHCKEKCPTFSIYAKHLLSGKHRTAMSGVARRHKAQLLRMRIAQRGAQRELETAAGAELAARTTFCLVCRLNHRTTRHAHNLTDTHRAMKRFLMPFCRICRITFRSPMIYEHHICSIEHLKKKAHRSARRASPKAEADASGDEGMDVDLDNFMTLDSVGDVDEVEDDDSCGEKKEEAAPKKPKVEINIGSEHIKKMEVWWCELCRVYLPRAETGSTEEAEALRRHCRLRGHLGRYVQHRDTRTLRRHAERIHRQLHQQKEEEEKEAAGDENTESKVKVEKAESSGSEDKLWADVDKDIGELLREVDPQGNEASDDEEDLGRYDKFRKSDKKSKIGDGEEGNTKVEDKEKNEKVINSETISSA; from the exons ATGTCATCCCGCGGTCGGGGCTATGGTGGGCGGGGTAGCTACAGTGGGCGTAGCAACTACCGGGGCTCGTATCGCGGCAGCAACCGCGGCGGGTACGACGGCGGACGCGGCGGCCGGGGCGGCGGCTACTCGTCCTACAACAATGACTCTAGATACAACAGCAGCAGTATCAATCGATATTCAAGTCGCGACAGAATGGATGATTCTTACAAAAAGCCTTATAGAATG GAATCTACTAGTTATTCAAATCGGGACTATGGTAGATCAGGATCTCCAGAACGCAAAAGGATGAGAATGGAG GGCTCATCGAGTGACAGACGTAGTCACGATGGCGGCGGGCATTACGGTGGTTCGTATAGCAGTAGACAGGACAGTTACGGGAGCGAGAGACGGTCCTTCGCCAGCGAGGACAGAAGGCGCTCGCCGGCTCGAGAGAGCTACCGCAAGCCGAGTGGCATGGGCCCGCCGCGAGAGCCGCCGCGCATGTCGGTgcggccgcgcgcgccgcgtCGCTCGTTCCGCGGCCGCACGCTGCGCTCGCGCTCGTCCTACCGCGGCGCCATCCGCTCGCGCGGCACCTTCTCCTCGCGCCGATACGGAGAGCGCTCGCTAGGATACACCCGAGCATTTAGACCACTCATAAAAGGGAGAAG CTCTATAAAGTCAaaagatgaagatgaagatgcCTCTTCAACAGAAGAGGACTGGGAAGCAGATGAGAAGGAAGAAGTAGTGGAAGATAAGAAAGAAGCTAAAATCAAGTCTCCCAAG GCTGAGGCGGAGGCGTCGGAGGGCGAGGGAGGCGAGGGCGGAGACGACACCGACAAGGAGCCCGACGTCGCGTCGGACACGGCGCCGCCGCGCTCCTCGCCTTACGTGCATCTCTCCTGTGTACATTGCAAAGAGAAATGTCCCACATTCTCT ATCTACGCGAAGCACTTGCTGTCGGGCAAGCACCGCACGGCCATGAGCGGCGTGGCGCGGCGGCACAAGGCGCAGCTGCTGCGCATGCGCATCGCCCAGCGCGGGGCGCAGCGCGAGCTGGAGACGGCGGCGGGTGCGGAGCTGGCGGCGCGCACCACCTTCTGCCTGGTGTGCCGCCTCAACCACCGCACCACGCGCCACGCGCACAACCTGACGGACACGCACCGCGCCATGAAGCGCTTCCTCATGCCCTTCTGCCGCATCTGCCGCATCACCTTCCGCTCGCCCATGATCTACGAGCACCACATCTGCTCCATTGAGCACCTGAAG aagaaGGCTCACCGCAGTGCTCGTCGCGCCAGTCCGAAGGCTGAAGCCGACGCCAGTGGTGACGAGGGCATGGACGTGGACTTGGATAACTTCATGACGCTGGACTCCGTGGGCGATGTCGATG AGGTTGAAGATGATGACTCTTGTGgtgaaaagaaagaagaagctGCTCCAAAGAAACCAAAAGTGGAGATCAACATTGGAAGCGAGCACATTAAAAAGATGGAG GTGTGGTGGTGCGAGCTGTGCCGCGTGTACTTGCCGCGCGCCGAGACGGGCAGCACGGAGGAGGCGGAGGCGCTGCGCCGCCACTGCCGGCTGCGCGGGCACCTGGGCCGCTACGTGCAGCACCGCGACACGCGCACGCTGCGCCGCCACGCCGAGCGCATCCACCGCCAGCTGCACCAGCAGAAAG aagAAGAGGAGAAAGAAGCTGCTGGAGATGAAAATACtgaaagtaaagtaaaagttGAGAAAGCTGAATCATCAG GCAGTGAAGATAAACTCTGGGCTGATGTGGACAAAGACATAGGGGAACTACTCCGCGAAGTAGACCCACAAGGCAATGAAGCTAGTGATGATGAAGAAGATCTTGGCAG ATATGACAAGTTTCGTAAAAGTGACAAGAAATCAAAGATTGGCGATGGAGAAGAAGGAAATACTAAAGTAGAAGACAAGGAGAAGAATGAGAAAGTAATAAATTCTGAAACCATTTCATCTGCCTAA
- the LOC112046874 gene encoding zinc finger protein on ecdysone puffs isoform X2: MSSRGRGYGGRGSYSGRSNYRGSYRGSNRGGYDGGRGGRGGGYSSYNNDSRYNSSSINRYSSRDRMDDSYKKPYRMESTSYSNRDYGRSGSPERKRMRMEGSSSDRRSHDGGGHYGGSYSSRQDSYGSERRSFASEDRRRSPARESYRKPSGMGPPREPPRMSVRPRAPRRSFRGRTLRSRSSYRGAIRSRGTFSSRRYGERSLGYTRAFRPLIKGRSSIKSKDEDEDASSTEEDWEADEKEEVVEDKKEAKIKSPKAEAEASEGEGGEGGDDTDKEPDVASDTAPPRSSPYVHLSCVHCKEKCPTFSIYAKHLLSGKHRTAMSGVARRHKAQLLRMRIAQRGAQRELETAAGAELAARTTFCLVCRLNHRTTRHAHNLTDTHRAMKRFLMPFCRICRITFRSPMIYEHHICSIEHLKKAHRSARRASPKAEADASGDEGMDVDLDNFMTLDSVGDVDEVEDDDSCGEKKEEAAPKKPKVEINIGSEHIKKMEVWWCELCRVYLPRAETGSTEEAEALRRHCRLRGHLGRYVQHRDTRTLRRHAERIHRQLHQQKEEEEKEAAGDENTESKVKVEKAESSGEKKHLENGAEVSVSGSEDKLWADVDKDIGELLREVDPQGNEASDDEEDLGRYDKFRKSDKKSKIGDGEEGNTKVEDKEKNEKVINSETISSA, from the exons ATGTCATCCCGCGGTCGGGGCTATGGTGGGCGGGGTAGCTACAGTGGGCGTAGCAACTACCGGGGCTCGTATCGCGGCAGCAACCGCGGCGGGTACGACGGCGGACGCGGCGGCCGGGGCGGCGGCTACTCGTCCTACAACAATGACTCTAGATACAACAGCAGCAGTATCAATCGATATTCAAGTCGCGACAGAATGGATGATTCTTACAAAAAGCCTTATAGAATG GAATCTACTAGTTATTCAAATCGGGACTATGGTAGATCAGGATCTCCAGAACGCAAAAGGATGAGAATGGAG GGCTCATCGAGTGACAGACGTAGTCACGATGGCGGCGGGCATTACGGTGGTTCGTATAGCAGTAGACAGGACAGTTACGGGAGCGAGAGACGGTCCTTCGCCAGCGAGGACAGAAGGCGCTCGCCGGCTCGAGAGAGCTACCGCAAGCCGAGTGGCATGGGCCCGCCGCGAGAGCCGCCGCGCATGTCGGTgcggccgcgcgcgccgcgtCGCTCGTTCCGCGGCCGCACGCTGCGCTCGCGCTCGTCCTACCGCGGCGCCATCCGCTCGCGCGGCACCTTCTCCTCGCGCCGATACGGAGAGCGCTCGCTAGGATACACCCGAGCATTTAGACCACTCATAAAAGGGAGAAG CTCTATAAAGTCAaaagatgaagatgaagatgcCTCTTCAACAGAAGAGGACTGGGAAGCAGATGAGAAGGAAGAAGTAGTGGAAGATAAGAAAGAAGCTAAAATCAAGTCTCCCAAG GCTGAGGCGGAGGCGTCGGAGGGCGAGGGAGGCGAGGGCGGAGACGACACCGACAAGGAGCCCGACGTCGCGTCGGACACGGCGCCGCCGCGCTCCTCGCCTTACGTGCATCTCTCCTGTGTACATTGCAAAGAGAAATGTCCCACATTCTCT ATCTACGCGAAGCACTTGCTGTCGGGCAAGCACCGCACGGCCATGAGCGGCGTGGCGCGGCGGCACAAGGCGCAGCTGCTGCGCATGCGCATCGCCCAGCGCGGGGCGCAGCGCGAGCTGGAGACGGCGGCGGGTGCGGAGCTGGCGGCGCGCACCACCTTCTGCCTGGTGTGCCGCCTCAACCACCGCACCACGCGCCACGCGCACAACCTGACGGACACGCACCGCGCCATGAAGCGCTTCCTCATGCCCTTCTGCCGCATCTGCCGCATCACCTTCCGCTCGCCCATGATCTACGAGCACCACATCTGCTCCATTGAGCACCTGAAG aaGGCTCACCGCAGTGCTCGTCGCGCCAGTCCGAAGGCTGAAGCCGACGCCAGTGGTGACGAGGGCATGGACGTGGACTTGGATAACTTCATGACGCTGGACTCCGTGGGCGATGTCGATG AGGTTGAAGATGATGACTCTTGTGgtgaaaagaaagaagaagctGCTCCAAAGAAACCAAAAGTGGAGATCAACATTGGAAGCGAGCACATTAAAAAGATGGAG GTGTGGTGGTGCGAGCTGTGCCGCGTGTACTTGCCGCGCGCCGAGACGGGCAGCACGGAGGAGGCGGAGGCGCTGCGCCGCCACTGCCGGCTGCGCGGGCACCTGGGCCGCTACGTGCAGCACCGCGACACGCGCACGCTGCGCCGCCACGCCGAGCGCATCCACCGCCAGCTGCACCAGCAGAAAG aagAAGAGGAGAAAGAAGCTGCTGGAGATGAAAATACtgaaagtaaagtaaaagttGAGAAAGCTGAATCATCAGGTGAGAAGAAACATTTGGAAAATGGTGCTGAAGTGTCTGTGTCAG GCAGTGAAGATAAACTCTGGGCTGATGTGGACAAAGACATAGGGGAACTACTCCGCGAAGTAGACCCACAAGGCAATGAAGCTAGTGATGATGAAGAAGATCTTGGCAG ATATGACAAGTTTCGTAAAAGTGACAAGAAATCAAAGATTGGCGATGGAGAAGAAGGAAATACTAAAGTAGAAGACAAGGAGAAGAATGAGAAAGTAATAAATTCTGAAACCATTTCATCTGCCTAA
- the LOC112046874 gene encoding zinc finger protein on ecdysone puffs isoform X1, translating into MSSRGRGYGGRGSYSGRSNYRGSYRGSNRGGYDGGRGGRGGGYSSYNNDSRYNSSSINRYSSRDRMDDSYKKPYRMESTSYSNRDYGRSGSPERKRMRMEGSSSDRRSHDGGGHYGGSYSSRQDSYGSERRSFASEDRRRSPARESYRKPSGMGPPREPPRMSVRPRAPRRSFRGRTLRSRSSYRGAIRSRGTFSSRRYGERSLGYTRAFRPLIKGRSSIKSKDEDEDASSTEEDWEADEKEEVVEDKKEAKIKSPKAEAEASEGEGGEGGDDTDKEPDVASDTAPPRSSPYVHLSCVHCKEKCPTFSIYAKHLLSGKHRTAMSGVARRHKAQLLRMRIAQRGAQRELETAAGAELAARTTFCLVCRLNHRTTRHAHNLTDTHRAMKRFLMPFCRICRITFRSPMIYEHHICSIEHLKKKAHRSARRASPKAEADASGDEGMDVDLDNFMTLDSVGDVDEVEDDDSCGEKKEEAAPKKPKVEINIGSEHIKKMEVWWCELCRVYLPRAETGSTEEAEALRRHCRLRGHLGRYVQHRDTRTLRRHAERIHRQLHQQKEEEEKEAAGDENTESKVKVEKAESSGEKKHLENGAEVSVSGSEDKLWADVDKDIGELLREVDPQGNEASDDEEDLGRYDKFRKSDKKSKIGDGEEGNTKVEDKEKNEKVINSETISSA; encoded by the exons ATGTCATCCCGCGGTCGGGGCTATGGTGGGCGGGGTAGCTACAGTGGGCGTAGCAACTACCGGGGCTCGTATCGCGGCAGCAACCGCGGCGGGTACGACGGCGGACGCGGCGGCCGGGGCGGCGGCTACTCGTCCTACAACAATGACTCTAGATACAACAGCAGCAGTATCAATCGATATTCAAGTCGCGACAGAATGGATGATTCTTACAAAAAGCCTTATAGAATG GAATCTACTAGTTATTCAAATCGGGACTATGGTAGATCAGGATCTCCAGAACGCAAAAGGATGAGAATGGAG GGCTCATCGAGTGACAGACGTAGTCACGATGGCGGCGGGCATTACGGTGGTTCGTATAGCAGTAGACAGGACAGTTACGGGAGCGAGAGACGGTCCTTCGCCAGCGAGGACAGAAGGCGCTCGCCGGCTCGAGAGAGCTACCGCAAGCCGAGTGGCATGGGCCCGCCGCGAGAGCCGCCGCGCATGTCGGTgcggccgcgcgcgccgcgtCGCTCGTTCCGCGGCCGCACGCTGCGCTCGCGCTCGTCCTACCGCGGCGCCATCCGCTCGCGCGGCACCTTCTCCTCGCGCCGATACGGAGAGCGCTCGCTAGGATACACCCGAGCATTTAGACCACTCATAAAAGGGAGAAG CTCTATAAAGTCAaaagatgaagatgaagatgcCTCTTCAACAGAAGAGGACTGGGAAGCAGATGAGAAGGAAGAAGTAGTGGAAGATAAGAAAGAAGCTAAAATCAAGTCTCCCAAG GCTGAGGCGGAGGCGTCGGAGGGCGAGGGAGGCGAGGGCGGAGACGACACCGACAAGGAGCCCGACGTCGCGTCGGACACGGCGCCGCCGCGCTCCTCGCCTTACGTGCATCTCTCCTGTGTACATTGCAAAGAGAAATGTCCCACATTCTCT ATCTACGCGAAGCACTTGCTGTCGGGCAAGCACCGCACGGCCATGAGCGGCGTGGCGCGGCGGCACAAGGCGCAGCTGCTGCGCATGCGCATCGCCCAGCGCGGGGCGCAGCGCGAGCTGGAGACGGCGGCGGGTGCGGAGCTGGCGGCGCGCACCACCTTCTGCCTGGTGTGCCGCCTCAACCACCGCACCACGCGCCACGCGCACAACCTGACGGACACGCACCGCGCCATGAAGCGCTTCCTCATGCCCTTCTGCCGCATCTGCCGCATCACCTTCCGCTCGCCCATGATCTACGAGCACCACATCTGCTCCATTGAGCACCTGAAG aagaaGGCTCACCGCAGTGCTCGTCGCGCCAGTCCGAAGGCTGAAGCCGACGCCAGTGGTGACGAGGGCATGGACGTGGACTTGGATAACTTCATGACGCTGGACTCCGTGGGCGATGTCGATG AGGTTGAAGATGATGACTCTTGTGgtgaaaagaaagaagaagctGCTCCAAAGAAACCAAAAGTGGAGATCAACATTGGAAGCGAGCACATTAAAAAGATGGAG GTGTGGTGGTGCGAGCTGTGCCGCGTGTACTTGCCGCGCGCCGAGACGGGCAGCACGGAGGAGGCGGAGGCGCTGCGCCGCCACTGCCGGCTGCGCGGGCACCTGGGCCGCTACGTGCAGCACCGCGACACGCGCACGCTGCGCCGCCACGCCGAGCGCATCCACCGCCAGCTGCACCAGCAGAAAG aagAAGAGGAGAAAGAAGCTGCTGGAGATGAAAATACtgaaagtaaagtaaaagttGAGAAAGCTGAATCATCAGGTGAGAAGAAACATTTGGAAAATGGTGCTGAAGTGTCTGTGTCAG GCAGTGAAGATAAACTCTGGGCTGATGTGGACAAAGACATAGGGGAACTACTCCGCGAAGTAGACCCACAAGGCAATGAAGCTAGTGATGATGAAGAAGATCTTGGCAG ATATGACAAGTTTCGTAAAAGTGACAAGAAATCAAAGATTGGCGATGGAGAAGAAGGAAATACTAAAGTAGAAGACAAGGAGAAGAATGAGAAAGTAATAAATTCTGAAACCATTTCATCTGCCTAA
- the LOC112046877 gene encoding probable leucine--tRNA ligase, mitochondrial encodes MFKCRIFIALLSRPTVFSRRKSSLGLWNQDISTNIKLDIEKHWAKEVLCNKFNCKDTFYVLPMFPYPSGNLHMGHVRVYSISDTIARFQALDGKNVVHPIGWDAFGLPAENAAIERNILPHIWTETNIAAMKKQLIQLGFNFDWSREISTCDPKYYKWTQYIFLKLFENGLAYQCKAKVNWDPIDKTVLADEQVDEIGCSWRSGAKVEEKILTQWFIKTTKFAKQLYDGLTSKNLENWKDIINLQKHWIGECNGIVVNFHSNIRGKQIVFDVWSSDPYKFIHGDFVTMSKNNVMIKDLTLEELQNLKCYNPITKRDMLVYVTDNLSYPEGRDVYIACPSVDPEDYKLSLSINIPTVDKNDIVDTHSENRRAIDIATKNNCGGHFVSSKLKDWLISRQRFWGTPIPIIHCPHCGIVPVPYEDLPVVLPEISTQETKVSPLSSFKSWLNCKCPKCSRDASRESDTMDTFVDSSWYYYRFLDPNNDKKPFDKEKLIGVTPVNCYIGGKEHAVLHLYYTRFMSYFLHSLGLTPTQEPFKKLLVQGMIMGQSYKTKNTGKYLPPENVQNVGKEYKEIKTGEPVVVQWEKMSKSKYNGENPQRLLSTYGCDTTRLLILADVPPATSRKWSDATLPGVLNFQHRLWITIREFLMHKSNGNLSNIKVLPEKEFKDYENKLWNSRNYFIATATYHFKYTHKLSVGISRLQSLTSVLRNNVPPEIIATSKEYEQSLAYLIIMLSTVTPHFCCELWAGMRSASNRICDTSSGIDWSQEVLQQRWPVVDENYPLSFQCKVDGADRCDLKIEAAKLKSLDLNEALQIVLGEKAVIERIKHGIIKTKYELYPDCRAILHIYTNRQAKLKQNLILE; translated from the exons atgtttaaatgtagGATTTTTATAGCATTATTGAGCAGACCCACAGTATTCTCTAGACGTAAAAGTAGCCTAGGATTATGG aatCAGGACATATCTACAAACATTAAACTTGACATAGAAAAGCATTGGGCTAAGGAAGTTTTATGCAACAAATTTAACTGCAAAGATACATTTTATGTTCTGCCTATGTTTCCTTATCCGTCTGGAAACTTGCATATGGGACATGTCAGAGTATATTCTATATCTGATACCATTGCTAGATTTCAAGCGCTTGATGGTAAAAATGTAGTTCATCCAATTGGATGGGATGCCTTTGGATTACCTGCAGAGAACGCTGCCATCGAACGTAACATCTTACCCCATATCTGGACAGAAACTAATATTGCAGCTATGAAAAAACAACTTATCCAATTGGGATTTAACTTTGACTGGAGCAGAGAAATAAGCACATGTGATCCAAAGTATTATAAATGGACACAATATATATTTctgaaattatttgaaaatggaCTTGCTTATCAATGTAAA GCAAAAGTGAATTGGGATCCCATTGATAAAACAGTTTTAGCTGACGAACAAGTTGATGAGATTGGATGTTCCTGGAGATCTGGCGCTAAAGTAGAGGAAAAGATATTGACACAATGgtttataaaaacaacaaaatttgcAAAGCAACTGTATGATGGTTTGACCAGTAAAAACTTAGAAAACTGGAAAGATATTATTAACTTGCAAAAACATTGGATTGGAGAGTGCAATGGTATTGTTGTGAACTTTCATAGTAATATTAGAGGCAAACAAATAGTTTTTGATGTTTGGTCCTCAGATCCATACAAATTTATACATGGCGACTTTGTAACAATGAGCAAAAATAATGTTATGATAAAAGATCTGACCTTAGAAGAACTACAGAACCTAAAGTGCTATAATCCAATCACTAAACGAGATATGTTAGTGTATGTAACTGACAATTTATCTTATCCAGAAGGCAGAGATGTCTACATTGCCTGCCCCTCAGTTGATCCAGAAGATTATAAATTATCGCTAAGTATAAATATTCCTACTGTTGACAAAAATGATATTGTAGATACACATTCTGAAAATAGAAGAGCAATTGATATAGCTACAAAAAATAACTGTGGTGGGCATTTTGTGAGTTCAAAACTTAAGGACTGGCTTATATCCAGACAGAGGTTTTGGGGTACACCAATACCTATAATCCATTGTCCACATTGTGGAATAGTTCCAGTTCCTTATGAAGATCTACCTGTTGTGCTTCCTGAAATCAGTACACAAGAAACAAAAGTTTCACCTTTGTCAAGTTTTAAATCTTGGCTAAATTGCAAATGCCCCAAGTGCTCAAGAGATGCAAGTCGAGAATCCGACACTATGGATACTTTTGTTGACTCTTCATGGTACTATTATCGTTTTCTGGATCCAAACAATGATAAGAAACCTTTTGACAAAGAAAAGTTAATTGGAGTGACTCCAGTAAATTGTTACATTGGAGGTAAAGAACATGCAGTACTACATTTATACTACACTCGTTTCATGAGCTATTTCTTACATTCACTGGGGTTAACACCAACACAGGAACCTTTCAAAAAACTGTTAGTACAAGGCATGATTATGGGACAGTCTTACAAAACCAAAAATACTGGTAAATATTTACCTCCagaaaatgtacaaaatgttgGAAAAGAATATAAGGAAATAAAAACGGGAGAGCCAGTTGTGGTACAGTGGGAGAAAATGAGTAAATCTAAATACAATGGAGAAAATCCACAGAGATTATTGTCCACCTATGGATGTGACACCACAAGGCTATTGATCCTGGCTGATGTTCCTCCTGCTACAAGTAGAAAATGGTCTGATGCTA caTTGCCTGGGGTCTTGAACTTTCAACACAGATTATGGATTACAATTAGAGAATTCTTAATGCATAAGTCAAATGGAAATTTATCCAACATTAAAGTTTTACCTGAAAAAGAATTCAAAGACTATGAAAACAAATTGTGGAATTCAAGAAATTACTTTATAGCAACTGCTACCTATCATTTTAAGTATACTCACAAGTTAAGTGTAGGAATTTCTCGCCTTCAGAGTTTAACTAGTGTTTTAAGG aaCAATGTACCTCCTGAAATAATAGCAACAAGTAAGGAATATGAACAATCTCTGGCTTACTTGATTATAATGCTCTCTACAGTAACACCACACTTTTGCTGTGAATTATGGGCTGGTATGAGGTCAGCATCTAATAGAATATGTGATACATCCAGTGGAATAGATTGGAGCCAAGAGGTTCTACAGCAGAGATGGCCAGTTGTTGATGAGAACTATCCTTTATCTTTTCAATGCAAA gttgaTGGTGCTGATAGATGTGACTTGAAAATAGAAGCAGCCAAACTAAAAAGTTTAGATTTAAATGAAGCTCTACAAATTGTGTTGGGAGAGAAAGCAgtaatagaaagaataaaacatggaataataaaaacaaagtatgAATTGTATCCAGATTGCCGTgctatattacatatttatacaaACAGGCAAGcaaagttaaaacaaaatttaatattagaataa
- the LOC112046889 gene encoding exostosin-1: protein MNIRVPKKMQAKKRYFIVILSSFLGLYCFFTSFYLNSHRNQKSRRGQLPTFATLEELNESPSRQKRNPQTTTKSCRMQTCFDFSKCGSDPKVYVYPTDGPVSATYRKVLSVIRESRYATHDPAEACLFIPAVDTLDADPLSPEHIPDVASRLSRLQYWKNGRNHVIFNLYAGTWPDYAEGALGFDSGEAIMARASASETIFRDGFDISLPLFHKEHPERGGAPPAATGNPFPAPRKHLLAFKGKRYVHGIGSETRNSLWHLHDGNQLILVTTCRHGKSWKDLRDERCDEDNKEYDKFDYEQLLANSTFCLVARGRRLGSYRFLEALAAGCVPVLLSNGWRLPFDERIDWRRAVIWADERLLLQVPELVRSVPPERILALRQQTQLLWEQYFSSIEKIVFTTIEIILERIMAHRSSRQREALIWNASPGALGTLSSYGDSRAHLPVAAPAPPAPRAPAPPPGPLPAPSLPLTAPPPTPGDTFTALLYVQATSPALHKLLANIASSEHCEKVVLVWDSERAAPTLKSLSRMAGDPRDALTVTVIDATTHYPGEGVSARWQPLWAVPTAAVFSLDGDAPLLAEELDFAFRVWRHFPERIVGYPARNHYWDESKNAWGYSSKWGGSYSMVLPGAALVHRALLALYGAAAPALRLAVRRARNCEDILLNCLAAHASRRPPLKLAQRRRYKPQHHRYRSSWSDPEHFVQRQSCLNTFAAAWGYMPLVRSVLRLDPILFKDPVSTLRKKYRKMELVTS from the exons ATGAACATTAGAGTTCCAAAAAAAATGCAAGCCAAGAAACGTTATTTTATTGTCATTTTATCAAGTTTTCTCGGACTATACTGCTTCTTCACTAGTTTCTATTTAAATTCTCATAGAAATCAAAAGTCACGGCGAGGACAATTGCCGACATTTGCCACATTGGAGGAATTGAATGAATCGCCATCTCGACAAAAAAGAAATCCGCAGACGACTACAAAATCATGTAGAATGCAAACTTGTTTTGATTTTTCCAAATGCGGTAGTGATCCGAAGGTATATGTGTATCCCACGGATGGTCCTGTAAGTGCCACTTATCGTAAAGTGTTGTCAGTGATAAGAGAGTCCAGGTACGCCACGCACGACCCCGCTGAGGCTTGCCTGTTCATACCGGCAGTGGACACGCTAGACGCTGACCCGTTGTCTCCTGAGCACATTCCAGATGTAGCCTCCAGACTTTCCCGACTTCAGTACTGGAAGAATGGCCGCAATCatgtcatttttaatttatacgcAGGCACATGGCCTGATTATGCAGAAGGTGCTTTAGGTTTTGATTCAGGTGAAGCTATAATGGCCAGAGCGAGTGCCTCTGAAACTATTTTCCGTGATGGATTTGACATTTCATTGCCACTGTTTCACAAAGAGCACCCAGAGAGGGGTGGTGCACCCCCTGCAGCGACAGGGAACCCTTTTCCAGCGCCACGGAAACATTTACTTGCCTTTAAAGGAAAGCGTTATGTGCATGGCATTGGTAGTGAAACAAGGAATTCTTTGTGGCATTTGCATGATGGTAACCAACTCATTTTAGTTACAACATGTAGGCATGGTAAGTCTTGGAAGGACTTGAGAGATGAGAGATGTGATGAAGATAATAAGGAATATGACAA ATTTGACTATGAGCAATTATTAGCAAATTCAACTTTTTGTCTTGTGGCAAGAGGCAGACGTCTTGGCTCTTACCGGTTTTTGGAAGCATTAGCTGCTGGTTGTGTTCCAGTCCTGCTAAGTAATGGATGGAGGTTACCTTTCGATGAGCGGATAGATTGGAGACGTGCTGTCATATGGGCAGATGAGAGACTTCTTTTACAG GTGCCTGAGCTAGTGCGCTCAGTTCCTCCCGAGCGTATTCTTGCACTGAGGCAACAGACACAACTATTGTGGGaacaatatttttcttcaattgagaaaatagtttttacaacAATAGAG ATAATATTGGAGCGAATAATGGCCCACAGATCGTCGCGACAACGTGAAGCATTAATATGGAACGCTTCCCCGGGTGCACTGGGCACCCTGTCGTCGTATGGAGACTCGCGCGCGCACCTGCCCGtggccgcgcccgcgccgcccgccccgcgcgcgcccgcgccccCGCCTGGCCCTCTGCCCGCCCCCTCCCTCCCGCTCACCGCCCCACCGCCCACGCCCGGCGACACCTTCACGGCGCTACTGTACGTGCAAGCCACGTCACCAGCGCTACACAAACTCCTCGCTAACATAGCTAGCAGTGAACATTGTGAAAAG GTAGTCCTCGTGTGGGACAGCGAACGAGCCGCGCCGACTTTGAAGTCGCTGTCCAGAATGGCGGGCGACCCGCGCGACGCCTTGACTGTTACTGTGATCGACGCTACTACGCATTATCCTGG GGAAGGCGTGTCGGCGCGCTGGCAGCCGCTGTGGGCGGTGCCCACGGCGGCGGTGTTCTCGCTGGACGGCGACGCGCCGCTGCTGGCCGAGGAGCTGGACTTCGCCTTCCGCGTGTGGCGCCACTTCCCCGAGCGCATCGTCGGCTACCCAGCGCGGAACCACTACTGGGACGAGTCTAAG AACGCGTGGGGCTACAGCAGCAAGTGGGGCGGCTCGTACTCCATGGTGCTGCCGGGCGCGGCGCTGGTGCACCGCGCGCTGCTGGCGCTGTAcggcgccgccgcgcccgcgctgCGCTTGGCCGTGCGCCGCGCGCGCAACTGCGAGGACATCCTGCTCAACTGCCTCGCCGCGCACGCctcgcgccgcccgccgctcAAGCTGGCGCAGCGCCGCCGGTACAAGCCGCAGCACCACCGCTACAG GTCGTCGTGGAGTGATCCGGAACACTTCGTGCAGCGACAGTCGTGTCTGAACACGTTCGCGGCCGCGTGGGGCTACATGCCGCTCGTGCGCTCCGTGCTGCGACTCGACCCTATACTGTTCAAGGACCCAGTGTCCACGCTCAGGAAGAAATATAGAAAAATGGAATTAGTTACGTCTTAG